AACACAAGAAGACAAAACTAAGGTTATAAGTATCTAACGTACAATTCAATTATTAAGGATTACATAGACGTCGACAGCGTAGAAACTTTCCCCCTACCTCTAATCCTCGCCGCTCACACAAATATCTAGTTCTGCTCCCTTAGATATTTGTGATTATTTTTTAACAAATATTTTGTACCCGTGGAAAATCCTTGCAAATTACACTCGGGAGAACGCTCATGGATTATGCTGGTTTTCGACAAGTACTACTATTACTAGGAAATTTACGGACGTTGACGGCCGAACAAATTCCTCCcccacacatacatacatacatgcatgcatgcatgcatgcatgcatacatacatacatactacctTCGTTTCAAATTACTCGTAATAGaagtgaatgtatctagaactaaaatacatttagatacatctatttctgcgacgagtaattcgaaacggagggagtacataccagCAGCTCACAGAAACACACATACACCATAGTAGTTCCTCTTACGCTAAGTGGAAAGGCAGGATAATTCTAAACTCGGAAGCAGCCAAACAGGTGACAAGCACATGAGAGGTCAGGGGAAAGGAAAAAAAAGGCGAGCAGGCCACTGCCCGCACGACCCCACCTCACCACCCATCTGCATGCGCGCATCTGTCCAACCCGCGCCACCCCACCAGTCCCTACCCCAGGTTTCCAGAAACTACACGAACGAATATCTCCTCCTCCCTTCCCTTCCACCCCGACGGACGCGACGACGGACCGGACCCCAAACCCCCAAACCCCCAATCTATACACGTAGGGCGAAAATAAATAAAGATCGTCGTAGggctccctcccctcccctccccacgcCTCGACGTGTCCCCGGCCCAACGCCCCCGCGAGACACCTCGCCTCCCGCATGCCTGACACCGTGCCTCCCCGCCCGCCGCGTGTAACGCTCCGTACCCCGCCTTTATCCCCGCCTCCCGTCGTCCCCTCTCGCTGACGGTGGGCCGGGGGGTTGGGGTGGGGTGAAGTGTCAGTGGGGGGCGAGGGGTGGCTGCCCCGCTAACGGCGTCAGTTAGTTCGTACGACCGCGCTGTTACTCCGGCCGTGTCCTGGGTGTTTAAAAGCGCGCGCCGCTTGGTGTTCTTCTCCACAATCCGTCCCACACCCACCCACAACAAGGCCACAAGCCTCCGCCTCAGATCTCTTCTACCTTCCCCTAGAGCAGAGCAAGCAGAGCAAGGCCAAGACATGATGATGATGAGCGAGGGAGTGAGCGTGCCGCCGTGGGGCAGCCACCTGCCCGTGAGCGGCGtcgacgccggcggcggcggcggaggcgacgagACGCCGTTCCTGTTCGCGGCGCTGCGCCAGTACCTGCCGTGCAACGACCTTgtcggcgcgggcgcgggcgccgaggacgaggacgaggcggCAGCCATGGCGGCCGCGGTGGACGCCTACGCCTGCGACGAGTTCCGCATGTACGACTTCAAGGTGCGCCGCTGCGCGAGGGGCCGCAGCCACGACTGGACCGAGTGCCCCTTCGCGCACCCGGGGGAGAAGGCGCGCCGCCGCGACCCGCGCAAGTACCACTACTCCGGCACCGCCTGCCCCGACTTCCGCAAGGGCGGCTGCAAGCGCGGGGACGCCTGCGAGtacgcgcacggcgtcttcgagtgCTGGCTCCACCCGGCGCGCTACCGCACGCAGCCCTGCAAGGACGGCACTGCCTGCCGCCGCCGCGTCTGCTTCTTCGCCCACACCCCGGACCAGCTCCGCGCCATGCCGTCCCAGCACTCCAGCCCCAGGAGCACGCCCCTCTCGCCGCTCGCCGAGTCCTACGACGGCTCGCCGCTCCGCCGCCAGGCGTTCGAGAGCTACCTCAGCAAGAGCATCATGTCATCCTCGCCCACCAGCACCCTGCTCTCCTCGCCGCCCAAGTCGCCCCCGTCCGAGTCGCCGCCATTGTCTCCCGACGGGGCCGCCTCCTTCCGCCGCGGCTCTTGGCCCGGCGTCGGGTCGCCCGTCAATGACGTCCTCGCTTCGCTCCGCCAGCTGCGCCTCGCCAAGGCGCAGGCGTCCCCGTCCGGCGGCTGGTCCGGCTACCCCACCTCCCCTGCCGCCTACGGCTCGCCCAAGGGCGCCGGCCTCTACAGCCTCCCCACCACCCCCATGGGCACTCAGACCAGCGCCTCCAGCTTCATGGCCAACCTGGAGCCACTGAACCTCCGCTTCATCGACGACGAGGAGCCGGTCCAGAGGGTGGAGTCCGGGAGGGCGCTCCGGGAGAAAGTGTTCGAGCGGCTGAGCCGAGACGGTGCCGCGCCCCGCAGCTGCGAGGTCGTCGGCGCCGGAGCAGGAGGCCCCGACGTCGGCTGGGTCTCCGACCTGATCAACTGAGTTAAGCCGCCGTTCTTGCAAGTTCATTTTGCGACGAGGCGCTCAACAAGATTCCACGGCGGAGGTGGCGGTAAGAAGAGAAGAAAAATGGCCCCCCAAAAAAATACCCCCGAGTTTCTTTTGCTACTATTTCCAGTTGCTGCAAATTCCTGTACATAGCTGCTATCTATCTCCCATGTGAATATTCCCGGTTGGTTGGCGGAAGGGAGgcaagatgaagatgaagatggaTGGATGGGTGGATTTGTTTTGGGGTTCTTGAGGAAGTGTAGGAATTTACCCAAAAAAATGTTACCAAAAAAAGGAGGGAAGAGATGGATTGGAACTTGGAAGGCGGCGGTGGTCCGTCCTCTCTGTGGATAGGTGCTGaagcatggatggatggatggatggatggtgaAGATGAGGTTGGAAGGTGGACTTGATTCCTGTGATTACCGGTGCTGATGTTTGTTTATCGTCGTCCGAAGACCGATTTCGACCGCCCTCTAGTTGATTTCACATTTTGTTAATTATTAATGTAATCTCCTTCGTAAGGATGATGATCCCCCACAGCACATTTTGTACCTTAGCTGCTTAGCAGCCTTTAATCCCTGTTCATCCAATGGCGATGAACGAACTCCCCAATGTATTTGTGTAATCCTTTGCTATTATCAAGTAAATGATGTTTATCTATACCTATCTATCAGTAAAGTAAATATTCCCGGTTACTCTTTTACCCCTTTTTCTTGTGTTGCACGTCTTGCTACATCTATCTATCTCTTCTTTCCAGCAAGTAAAAGTGGGAATGAAATGTAATGGTTGAGTGTGATTGTTCTTGGCGCTTGCGGTGACGTGGTGGTGACCGGCGCGCGTGTCCGGCGACGGTTGAGGCGGCATGGTCGACAATGGTGGCTGCGGAGCTCGGATGGCTGTGAGCAGTATGGGGGCGATGTGGGCGTGGAACCCCCCATGAGAGAGACCGGCGGGCGGGCGAGCGCGACGGCACCGGAGTGGCCACCTGGTCGTTTTCCCCTCGGGTGCGCTGGCCCTGCCGGGAGGGGATTGGTACAGCCGGCGGCGTGCGCGTCGTCCCTGTCGCCGTCGCACATGCCAGCCAAAGATCTTCCTTTTCTCGGGGTCGATCGGGCATCGTAGTACATGGCGGACTTTCTTTGGTAGTGCTCCGCTTCCTTTTCTCGGTTGTACTCCGCTCGGAGTGGTACGTTTCTGTTTCGCCTTATTTGGTTGCTCTTGCGTCACGTCACGTATAGTTATGGTGTCGTAGATTCGAGAAAATTACATCTACAGAGTAACTGAACTTGACTCTAGGGTTCACTTTGGTCACTGTATTCACGAAATCGTAAGTTACGGTCACCGGGCTCGCTGAACCGGGTCATTATATGGTAACCCATACCGTTTCGACTCGTATCAGCCTGATTTGACCAGAAAATCGCTTTGACTCGCCAGCTGGACATGACACGTCGACAGAAATTAAAGAAGCGAGCAGCGACCGTGCTATTTTGCATTTCCCCCTGTTCTGTCGAGACGCTTCATCTTTTCATCGACGCCTCCGAGGCAGatgagaagagaaaggaaaggggaggcAATCGCGGTGCTGATCGGCtagggtttcgtcgccaccggcggaGGCATCCACCGACGGAGCGACCACGGCCAGAGGGTTCGTCGACGACTTGAACCATGGCGCCTCGTCGCCGAGCAGAAGGAGACCCACCACCCGTGTATGGTAAGCCCCTGTTTCCTCCCTGAACCTCTGTAAAACCGCCCTTTTCTCTCTGAACCTAATCGATTGGAGGCCGATTAGGTGGTTTCACGCTCTTATTTGCCTTGAGATTTTGACATTACTACTAGGGTTTTCATTCTGCTATGGATTTGAGGCAGTTAATCCAGGGTTTTATGTAAATCTGCAGACGACATTGACTACTTATCAAACTTCAGTCTTTGCATCAATTTTGGTGGTTACTTCCTTGGAGTTGGTAAAAATCGTGCATATGTCAATGGAGAAAACATGTGGTATGATTATGTGGAGGGGGATACACTTACTGTGGAGAAGTTAGAAGATCTGGTAGAAGAATTGGGCTATGAAGTGAAGGGAAGATTGCAAATGTATTACTGCATGCCTGGTAAACCAATGACTGAAGGTGGTCTTGTGAAAATAAACTGCAATGACAACTGTCTTAACATGAGGGCACATGTAACATTTGGGCACAAGTTTTTGCAAATGTATCTTGATCATGATGATAGCTTCAGGCAGTTTGACTGGGACGATATGATAGAGTTTCCCGTAGCAGACCTGCCTACTGTTGTTAGTCCTATCAAACCAATTCAGACCATTAAGGAGGAAGCACTAGAGAAGCATAACCAGAAGATTCAACAGGATTTATTGGACAGGAAAATTAAGGAGGAAGCAGTGCAAAATATGAACTGTAAGTTTGTCACTCATGTCACCATTGCAGATGATGCAGAAGAAGAAGCTGCAGGTCAAGCTGCAAAAGAAGCACTTGCAGAGCAAGCAACAGAAGAAGCAGTTGCAGAGCAAGCAGTAGGGCAGAATTATGCACCAGAAGTTGCAGAGCAAGCAACAGAAGAAGTAGATGCACAACAAGTAGCAGAAGAAGCAATTGCAGATGAGGAGGAAGATGTGGAGCAGGTTGAAGAGGATGGCTCTGTTGCATATGACAGTGAAGGGGAAGTTTCTGATGCTGAAGTAAATGGGAGTGAACAAGGATCAGATTATGCTGATGAGATTGTAGATAGTGATTATGATGTCAGTGATTTAGATGATGATCTTAAAGAGGACACAGTGGAGGAGCCTACTGATGTTCATATTAGAGCAAAGCCAGACCCTGTACAAGGATCAGATGAAGAAGACCTTGAGCTCCCATATTCTGATGATGAAGCAGGTGCAAAGTACAAATTTAAAAGCTTTAGGAAGGAAGATTTGCATGATCCACAATTCAAAATTGGACAAGTTTTCCAGTCACCAGAAATGTTCA
The Triticum dicoccoides isolate Atlit2015 ecotype Zavitan chromosome 3A, WEW_v2.0, whole genome shotgun sequence genome window above contains:
- the LOC119267209 gene encoding zinc finger CCCH domain-containing protein 2-like codes for the protein MMMMSEGVSVPPWGSHLPVSGVDAGGGGGGDETPFLFAALRQYLPCNDLVGAGAGAEDEDEAAAMAAAVDAYACDEFRMYDFKVRRCARGRSHDWTECPFAHPGEKARRRDPRKYHYSGTACPDFRKGGCKRGDACEYAHGVFECWLHPARYRTQPCKDGTACRRRVCFFAHTPDQLRAMPSQHSSPRSTPLSPLAESYDGSPLRRQAFESYLSKSIMSSSPTSTLLSSPPKSPPSESPPLSPDGAASFRRGSWPGVGSPVNDVLASLRQLRLAKAQASPSGGWSGYPTSPAAYGSPKGAGLYSLPTTPMGTQTSASSFMANLEPLNLRFIDDEEPVQRVESGRALREKVFERLSRDGAAPRSCEVVGAGAGGPDVGWVSDLIN